In Sodalis ligni, a single genomic region encodes these proteins:
- a CDS encoding LacI family DNA-binding transcriptional regulator has translation MNKKRVVLSDVANLAGLSKATVSRYLNNSIVLPQATVQRIEDAIAQLDYRANSLARRLSKGGSETIGLVLPDITNPFFAELADAAEEAASEHHYSLVLCITRNNPDKERQFIRWLDTCQVDGLLFTTNRPDNGLLREELVGHQRIVLIDEDIPGSLVPKLFVDNVQGGILATEQLIAAGHRRIAFVGGPDALMSVRERHEGFRRAMDRAGLACPPERVLYGDYSREFGQSALHRLLSLPEPPTAVFAASDYLVLGLLDGLRQRGLTAPEALSLVGFDDASYAELITPRLSTIRQPARLLGRTAVDIMIKLLNGRVDINIETRIPVEWVGRDSVRCYPPE, from the coding sequence ATGAATAAAAAAAGAGTGGTTCTTTCGGATGTCGCCAATTTAGCCGGCCTGTCCAAGGCCACCGTATCACGTTATCTCAACAACAGCATCGTCTTGCCGCAGGCGACGGTTCAGCGGATTGAAGATGCCATCGCCCAGTTGGATTATCGCGCCAACAGCCTGGCCCGACGTTTAAGCAAAGGCGGCAGCGAGACTATCGGCCTGGTGCTGCCGGATATTACCAATCCGTTTTTCGCCGAACTGGCGGACGCCGCGGAAGAAGCCGCTTCGGAGCACCACTACAGCTTGGTATTGTGTATTACCCGCAATAATCCGGACAAAGAGCGTCAATTTATCCGCTGGCTGGATACCTGCCAGGTGGACGGACTGCTGTTTACCACCAACCGGCCGGATAACGGTTTACTACGGGAAGAATTGGTGGGCCATCAGCGCATTGTATTGATTGATGAAGATATTCCAGGAAGCCTGGTGCCCAAGCTTTTTGTGGATAACGTGCAGGGCGGCATCCTGGCGACGGAGCAGCTCATTGCCGCCGGCCACCGCCGCATCGCTTTTGTCGGCGGGCCGGATGCGTTAATGAGCGTGCGGGAACGCCACGAGGGTTTCAGGCGGGCCATGGATCGTGCGGGACTGGCTTGCCCGCCCGAGCGGGTGCTGTACGGGGATTACAGCCGCGAATTCGGCCAGTCCGCCCTGCACCGTTTGCTGTCGCTGCCCGAGCCGCCCACCGCGGTGTTCGCCGCCAGTGACTATTTGGTGCTCGGCCTGCTGGACGGCCTGAGACAGAGGGGATTGACGGCGCCGGAAGCCTTATCGCTGGTGGGTTTTGACGATGCCAGCTATGCCGAACTTATCACGCCGCGTTTATCCACCATCCGCCAGCCGGCTCGTTTGCTGGGGCGAACCGCCGTGGATATCATGATTAAGCTGCTTAACGGCCGCGTGGATATCAATATCGAAACCCGCATTCCGGTGGAATGGGTCGGCCGTGATTCTGTGCGATGTTACCCGCCGGAGTAA
- a CDS encoding ATP-binding cassette domain-containing protein, producing MVDITKTYGSIRSLRGVNLRLAPGEVLGLVGDNGAGKSTLTKILSGAVVPTSGAIRIDGQEMAFTSPADARRCHIEMVYQDLSLCDTVDVAGNLFMGREPQTRWLGIPFLDEKTMHARAREMLKGLGISIPDTRLLVRNLSGGQRQAIAIARAAAFEPKVLIMDEPTAALAVAEVEAVLELIKRVSARGVSVILITHRLQDLFLVCDRIMVMYEGTNVAERQVANTSLSDIVNLIVGEKFEAHSARAH from the coding sequence ATGGTGGATATCACCAAGACCTATGGATCCATCCGCTCGCTGCGCGGGGTCAACCTGAGATTGGCTCCCGGAGAAGTATTGGGGCTGGTGGGCGACAACGGCGCAGGCAAGTCCACGCTGACCAAAATACTGTCCGGCGCGGTGGTGCCAACCAGCGGCGCCATCCGTATCGACGGCCAGGAAATGGCCTTTACCTCCCCGGCGGACGCGCGGCGTTGCCATATTGAAATGGTTTACCAGGACTTGTCGCTCTGCGACACGGTGGATGTGGCGGGTAATCTTTTTATGGGGCGTGAACCGCAGACCCGCTGGCTGGGCATCCCGTTTCTTGATGAAAAAACCATGCATGCCCGGGCGCGGGAGATGCTAAAAGGATTGGGTATATCCATCCCGGATACCCGTTTGCTGGTGCGTAACCTCTCCGGCGGCCAGCGGCAGGCCATTGCCATCGCCCGGGCGGCGGCCTTTGAACCCAAGGTGCTGATTATGGATGAACCCACCGCGGCGCTGGCGGTGGCCGAAGTGGAGGCGGTGCTGGAATTGATAAAGCGCGTCAGCGCCCGCGGCGTCAGCGTCATCCTGATTACCCATCGCCTGCAGGATCTTTTTCTGGTCTGCGATCGCATCATGGTGATGTACGAAGGCACCAACGTCGCGGAGCGCCAGGTGGCGAATACCAGTTTATCGGATATCGTCAATCTGATCGTCGGCGAGAAGTTCGAGGCGCACTCCGCCCGCGCCCATTAA